A stretch of the Clostridium botulinum genome encodes the following:
- a CDS encoding polysaccharide biosynthesis protein, translating to MKSNKKFLVYDIVLVTFFLYFALLLRFEFKIPQEYIGFFKLSIIPVIVITIICNGVFHLYDYIWKYASVDELMSIVYSVSLSNIIFIFYSYFISYKLLSSVHYRFPATVHIILWVLSILALGGTRFMYRIVGRNENSELLNNKVSNVLIIGAGDAGAMLIKEIKKHQSLNYNIVGLIDDDLSKIGQVINGIKILGTREEITRICENNNVEEIFIALPSAPLKERKEIYNSCKKTGCKLKTLPGIYEILNGDVNISQLRDVDINDLLGRDPIQLNNENINEYINGKVVLVTGGGGSIGSELCRQIVKFNPKKLVILDIYENNAYDLQMELRYKYPELDMDVVIASIRDFKRLQEVFENYKPYVVFHAAAHKHVPLMESNPAEAIKNNIFGTYNVVKCSHIYKVKRFVQISTDKAVNPTNVMGATKRFCEKIIQAFAKESETEYVAVRFGNVLGSNGSVIPLFKRQIKEGGPVTVTHPEINRFFMTIPEAAQLVIQAGAMARGGEIFVLDMGEPVKIVDLARDLIRLSGLKPDEDIKIEYTGLRPGEKLYEELLMDEVALTSTEHEKIFVEKPMGFNISYIDEALKDFKEVIEGDKEGIIKVLSDKVPTYTRKK from the coding sequence TTGAAAAGTAATAAGAAGTTTTTAGTATATGATATTGTGCTAGTAACCTTCTTCTTATATTTTGCTCTATTATTGAGATTTGAATTTAAGATACCTCAGGAGTATATAGGTTTTTTTAAATTATCTATAATTCCTGTTATTGTTATTACGATAATTTGTAATGGAGTATTCCACTTATATGATTATATATGGAAATACGCATCAGTTGATGAACTTATGTCAATAGTGTATTCTGTATCGCTTTCAAATATAATATTTATATTTTATAGTTATTTTATAAGTTATAAATTATTGAGCTCTGTACATTATAGATTTCCAGCCACTGTACATATAATTTTATGGGTTTTATCTATATTAGCTTTAGGTGGAACTAGATTTATGTATAGAATAGTTGGAAGAAATGAAAACTCAGAGTTACTTAATAATAAGGTTTCAAATGTATTAATAATTGGAGCTGGAGATGCTGGTGCAATGTTGATAAAAGAAATTAAAAAGCATCAATCTTTGAATTATAATATAGTTGGACTTATAGATGATGATTTATCAAAAATAGGGCAAGTAATAAATGGTATAAAGATATTAGGAACAAGAGAAGAAATAACAAGAATATGTGAAAATAACAATGTTGAAGAAATATTTATAGCTCTTCCATCAGCGCCATTAAAAGAAAGAAAAGAAATTTACAATTCATGTAAAAAAACAGGGTGCAAATTAAAAACATTACCTGGTATATATGAAATACTCAATGGGGATGTTAATATAAGTCAATTAAGAGATGTTGATATTAATGATTTATTAGGTAGAGATCCTATACAGCTTAATAATGAAAATATAAATGAATACATAAATGGAAAAGTTGTATTAGTTACAGGGGGAGGAGGCTCTATAGGCTCAGAACTTTGTAGACAAATAGTGAAGTTTAATCCTAAGAAATTAGTAATCTTAGATATATATGAAAATAATGCATATGATCTTCAGATGGAATTAAGATATAAATATCCTGAACTTGATATGGATGTTGTAATTGCATCAATAAGAGATTTTAAAAGATTACAAGAGGTTTTTGAAAATTATAAACCTTATGTAGTGTTCCATGCTGCTGCACATAAACATGTTCCTTTAATGGAATCAAATCCAGCAGAAGCAATAAAAAACAATATATTTGGAACTTACAATGTAGTAAAATGTAGTCATATTTATAAAGTTAAAAGATTTGTTCAAATAAGTACAGATAAAGCAGTAAATCCTACTAATGTTATGGGAGCTACAAAAAGGTTTTGTGAGAAAATCATTCAAGCTTTTGCTAAGGAAAGTGAAACTGAATACGTGGCAGTTAGATTCGGAAATGTTCTTGGAAGTAATGGTTCCGTAATACCTTTATTTAAAAGACAAATAAAAGAAGGTGGACCAGTAACGGTTACTCATCCTGAGATTAATAGATTTTTCATGACTATACCAGAAGCTGCACAGCTTGTAATTCAAGCAGGTGCTATGGCAAGAGGTGGAGAAATATTTGTTCTTGATATGGGTGAACCAGTTAAAATAGTAGATTTAGCGAGAGATTTAATTAGACTATCAGGTTTAAAACCAGATGAAGATATAAAAATTGAGTATACAGGGTTAAGACCTGGAGAAAAATTATATGAAGAGCTTTTAATGGATGAGGTTGCATTAACATCTACAGAACATGAAAAAATATTTGTTGAAAAACCTATGGGATTTAATATAAGTTATATAGATGAAGCACTAAAAGATTTTAAAGAAGTTATTGAAGGTGACAAAGAAGGAATAATTAAAGTACTTTCAGATAAGGTTCCAACTTACACAAGGAAAAAATAA
- a CDS encoding tetratricopeptide repeat protein, producing MDVKARFKDKLSNLLFLQMNKERVEKVFNTKLETNEEVYMPVATEDIVHKVKNNEDVDNIPVAFFIEGMSYVLGTDEKFKYNDIYEKIIFSVPKASEFIKGRIASYVKEKKYEEAYIILKGLSKVEKTEEIYNKLIMLADKLRILNKEYVEEELEIIDKAKLIEGYAMPYLYEALIKKDKEDFYGALFGINNYIAKGGVETPEISDLKNSLKIVNDYDEGKKLVYDEPQKALDLLVPLLSELGDNAEIYYHIAVAYRILENSPKAIHYLEKSMEIDSSYPEVFNELGINYACLQDFESAIVYLRKVFEVTRSIEVCTNLIMCYINIGDYKQAKSHLEIAKKINNEDEIVKQLNNILKDA from the coding sequence ATGGACGTAAAAGCTCGTTTTAAGGATAAACTTTCAAATTTATTATTTTTACAAATGAATAAGGAAAGAGTAGAAAAAGTTTTTAACACAAAATTAGAGACTAATGAAGAAGTTTATATGCCAGTCGCAACAGAGGATATAGTTCATAAAGTTAAAAACAATGAAGATGTGGATAATATTCCAGTAGCATTTTTCATTGAAGGAATGTCATATGTACTAGGAACTGATGAAAAATTTAAATATAATGATATTTATGAAAAAATAATTTTTAGTGTACCTAAAGCTAGTGAATTTATAAAAGGCAGAATAGCAAGTTATGTTAAAGAAAAAAAGTATGAAGAAGCTTATATTATTTTAAAAGGACTTTCTAAAGTGGAAAAAACAGAAGAAATATATAATAAGCTCATAATGCTTGCTGATAAGCTAAGAATTTTAAATAAAGAGTATGTAGAAGAAGAGTTAGAGATTATAGATAAAGCAAAATTAATAGAAGGATATGCAATGCCTTATTTATATGAAGCATTAATAAAAAAAGATAAAGAGGATTTTTATGGTGCTTTATTTGGAATAAATAATTATATTGCAAAAGGTGGGGTGGAAACCCCTGAGATATCAGACCTAAAAAACTCTCTTAAAATTGTTAATGATTATGATGAGGGTAAAAAACTTGTATATGATGAACCGCAAAAAGCACTAGATTTATTAGTACCATTATTAAGTGAACTAGGAGATAATGCGGAAATATATTATCATATAGCTGTTGCATATAGAATACTTGAAAATAGTCCTAAAGCAATACATTATTTAGAAAAGTCTATGGAAATAGATAGTTCTTATCCTGAAGTGTTTAATGAACTTGGAATCAATTATGCATGTCTTCAAGATTTTGAGTCTGCAATAGTGTATTTAAGAAAAGTGTTTGAAGTTACAAGATCTATTGAGGTATGCACTAATTTAATAATGTGCTATATAAATATAGGAGATTATAAACAAGCTAAATCACATCTTGAAATAGCAAAAAAAATAAATAATGAAGATGAAATAGTTAAACAGTTAAATAATATATTAAAAGATGCGTAA
- a CDS encoding phospho-sugar mutase, with product MNYLEKYNEWLESRFIDEETKKELKNIEDEKELEDRFYKNLNFGTGGLRGVIGAGSNRMNIYTVTKATQGLAEYLLNKYKDEAISVSIAYDSRIKSQEFATSAALTLCGNGIKVNLFESLRPTPMLSYTVKHLKSKAGIVITASHNPKQYNGYKVYGDDGGQVTDRKAKEIITYVEKIQDFSKVKSMSLNDAKDKGLLNIIGEEIDNDYIGSVKKLTIREELVSKKANKLKIIYTPIHGSGNVPVRRVLRELGYEKVFVVKEQELPDGTFPTAEYPNPEVPAVFDIALNMAKDIKPDIIFGTDPDCDRIGAIVKDNNGKYEVLTGNMMGVLLTEYILSALKEKNKMPIKPVVIKTIVTTEMIRPIAKKFNVEVIDVLTGFKYIGEKIKEFENDKNKDYVFGFEESYGYLAGTFVRDKDAVIAAMLICEMALYYKTKGMSLYDALMSLYNEYGFYRERLVSVNLEGIEGQKKISDTLDKLRKIDNLKINGVNIIKKYDYENSMVKDILAGKEENISLPKSNVLKFVLEDNSYFVVRPSGTEPKMKIYMAIIGKSLEDAENKMDEFKKNVMNLVDETMKNR from the coding sequence GTGAATTATTTGGAAAAATACAATGAGTGGCTTGAGTCTAGATTTATTGATGAAGAAACTAAAAAAGAATTAAAGAATATAGAAGATGAAAAAGAGTTAGAGGATAGATTTTATAAAAATTTAAATTTTGGTACAGGTGGACTTAGAGGGGTTATTGGAGCAGGTTCAAATAGAATGAATATTTATACTGTTACAAAAGCTACACAGGGACTTGCTGAGTATTTATTAAACAAATATAAAGATGAAGCTATTTCTGTAAGCATTGCATATGACTCACGAATAAAATCACAAGAATTTGCAACTTCGGCAGCTTTAACTTTATGTGGTAATGGAATTAAAGTTAATCTTTTTGAATCTTTAAGACCAACACCTATGCTATCATATACTGTAAAACACTTAAAATCTAAAGCTGGAATAGTTATAACAGCATCACATAATCCCAAACAGTATAATGGGTACAAAGTATATGGAGATGATGGTGGACAAGTGACAGATAGAAAAGCTAAGGAGATTATAACTTATGTTGAAAAGATACAGGATTTCTCAAAAGTAAAATCTATGTCATTAAATGATGCAAAAGATAAAGGATTACTCAATATAATAGGAGAAGAAATTGATAATGATTATATTGGAAGTGTAAAGAAGTTAACTATTAGAGAAGAACTTGTATCAAAAAAAGCAAATAAATTAAAAATTATATACACTCCAATCCATGGAAGTGGTAATGTTCCTGTAAGAAGGGTTCTAAGGGAACTTGGATATGAAAAAGTTTTTGTTGTAAAAGAACAAGAACTTCCAGATGGAACATTTCCAACAGCAGAATATCCCAATCCAGAAGTTCCAGCGGTTTTTGATATAGCTTTAAATATGGCAAAGGACATAAAACCGGATATAATATTTGGAACAGATCCTGATTGTGACAGAATAGGTGCAATTGTAAAAGATAATAATGGAAAATATGAAGTGTTAACAGGTAACATGATGGGGGTTTTACTTACAGAGTATATATTATCTGCATTAAAAGAAAAAAATAAGATGCCTATTAAACCTGTAGTGATTAAAACTATAGTTACAACAGAAATGATAAGGCCTATTGCTAAAAAATTTAATGTAGAAGTTATAGATGTTTTAACTGGATTTAAATATATAGGAGAAAAGATAAAAGAATTTGAAAATGACAAAAATAAAGATTATGTATTTGGATTTGAAGAAAGCTATGGATATTTAGCGGGTACTTTTGTAAGGGATAAAGATGCTGTTATTGCAGCTATGCTAATATGTGAAATGGCGTTGTATTATAAAACAAAAGGAATGAGTCTTTATGATGCTCTTATGAGTTTATATAATGAATATGGATTTTATAGAGAAAGATTAGTGTCTGTAAATCTAGAAGGCATAGAGGGTCAAAAAAAGATAAGTGATACTTTAGATAAATTGAGAAAAATAGATAACTTAAAAATAAATGGAGTTAATATTATAAAGAAATATGATTATGAAAATAGTATGGTAAAGGATATTTTAGCGGGTAAAGAAGAAAATATATCTCTTCCTAAATCAAATGTACTTAAATTTGTATTAGAAGATAATTCGTACTTTGTAGTTAGACCATCAGGAACAGAGCCTAAGATGAAGATATATATGGCTATTATAGGAAAAAGCTTAGAAGATGCAGAAAATAAAATGGATGAATTCAAAAAAAATGTTATGAATTTAGTTGATGAAACTATGAAAAATAGGTAA
- the galU gene encoding UTP--glucose-1-phosphate uridylyltransferase GalU produces MKVKKAIIPAAGLGTRFLPATKAQPKEMLPIVDKPTIQYIIEEAVASGIEEILIITGRNKRAIEDHFDKSVELEDILEAKGKEELLNMVSDISNMVDIYYIRQKEPKGLGHAINCAKTFVGNEPFAVMLGDDVVDSEVPCLKQLINCFNEYKTTIVGVQEVDKNSVDKYGIVEGFHIEDNVYKVKDLVEKPQINEAPSNVAILGRYIITPPIFDILSKTAPGKSGEIQLTDALRTLIKQEAMYAYKFEGRRYDVGDKLGFLEATVEFALKRKELRRQFMKYLTTIKYNPKFAELYKEINKI; encoded by the coding sequence ATGAAGGTAAAAAAGGCCATAATACCTGCAGCTGGACTTGGAACTAGATTCTTGCCAGCAACTAAAGCACAACCCAAGGAGATGCTTCCTATAGTAGATAAGCCAACTATACAGTATATTATAGAAGAGGCAGTAGCATCAGGCATTGAAGAGATATTGATAATAACTGGAAGAAACAAAAGGGCTATTGAAGATCATTTTGATAAGTCTGTAGAACTAGAAGATATTTTGGAAGCTAAGGGAAAAGAAGAACTTTTAAATATGGTAAGTGATATATCAAATATGGTTGATATATACTACATACGCCAAAAAGAACCTAAAGGTCTTGGTCATGCAATAAATTGTGCTAAGACATTTGTAGGAAATGAACCTTTCGCAGTTATGCTAGGGGATGATGTAGTAGATAGTGAGGTTCCTTGCTTAAAACAATTAATTAATTGTTTTAATGAATATAAAACAACTATAGTAGGTGTTCAAGAAGTAGATAAAAATAGTGTAGACAAATATGGAATAGTTGAAGGATTTCACATAGAGGATAATGTATATAAAGTAAAAGATTTAGTTGAAAAACCACAGATAAATGAAGCTCCATCTAATGTGGCGATTTTAGGAAGATACATAATAACTCCACCTATATTCGATATATTAAGTAAAACAGCACCAGGTAAATCAGGAGAAATACAACTTACAGATGCTCTTAGAACTTTAATAAAACAAGAAGCTATGTATGCATATAAATTTGAAGGAAGAAGATATGATGTTGGAGATAAACTTGGATTTTTAGAAGCTACAGTAGAATTTGCTTTAAAAAGAAAAGAATTACGACGTCAATTTATGAAATATTTAACAACTATCAAATATAACCCTAAATTTGCAGAATTATATAAGGAAATAAACAAAATATAG